A single window of Methanomassiliicoccales archaeon DNA harbors:
- a CDS encoding ABC transporter ATP-binding protein: protein MDESEVLVKIEDLYANFYTYQGVVKALDGINLSICKGETFGLVGETGCGKSVTANCILRLIPTPPGKIEKGRILFMPPSGSDKEISDLEARLHKLRSSPDFKKDDPTVKSLEAELEEVREIRRLKKEMEEKKSTPGFSLEDPDYKKLKERLDKIFSRYDLLARSEEYMRKIRGKYISMIFQEPMSALNPVFPAGEQIAEVLLLHERKELAQAVLRNIDAHKKDLQQIKMSSYTKTEKGEFKCDQCGALMVAEEDQCPQCKAQFKSIKRLRPLESMALSFYRRFYVTMVKNPDAKSLRLAAKIPIIRRYQKLMKKEALTRAEMMLRLVRIPDPKNVVRSYPHELSGGMQQRVMIAMALACKPQMLIADEPTTALDVTIQAQILKLMKDLQKETGTSILLITHNLGVVAETCDRVGIMYAGVMAEIGDVTSIFKEPLHPYTQGLLNSIPRITSGAKRLDIIEGSVPNLIKPPSGCRFNPRCPYSMDICKIEKPPMLEVGPGHSVACHLYTIGGAV, encoded by the coding sequence ATGGATGAGAGTGAAGTACTCGTAAAAATCGAGGACCTCTATGCGAATTTCTATACCTATCAAGGAGTCGTTAAAGCGTTGGATGGAATCAATCTCTCAATATGCAAAGGAGAAACCTTTGGCCTTGTTGGGGAAACAGGATGTGGAAAAAGTGTTACAGCAAATTGCATTTTGCGTTTAATACCTACACCACCAGGGAAAATCGAGAAAGGAAGAATCCTTTTCATGCCACCCTCAGGTTCTGACAAGGAAATATCAGATCTTGAGGCAAGATTACATAAGTTACGTTCCAGTCCAGATTTCAAAAAAGACGATCCAACGGTTAAATCGCTGGAAGCTGAATTGGAAGAAGTTCGCGAAATCAGAAGATTGAAGAAGGAAATGGAAGAGAAGAAATCAACACCGGGCTTTTCTTTAGAAGATCCTGATTATAAAAAATTGAAAGAAAGGCTTGACAAAATATTCTCCCGCTATGATCTTTTAGCTCGTTCTGAAGAATATATGCGTAAAATTCGTGGCAAATACATATCCATGATTTTCCAAGAACCTATGTCTGCGCTCAATCCAGTATTTCCAGCTGGAGAGCAAATAGCGGAGGTTCTGCTGCTCCATGAAAGAAAAGAGTTGGCTCAAGCAGTTCTTCGTAACATCGATGCCCATAAAAAAGATCTTCAACAAATCAAAATGAGTTCATATACGAAAACTGAGAAAGGCGAATTCAAATGCGACCAATGCGGCGCTTTAATGGTGGCAGAAGAAGATCAATGCCCTCAATGTAAAGCGCAATTCAAAAGCATTAAACGCCTCCGGCCTTTAGAATCGATGGCTCTGAGCTTTTACCGTAGATTTTATGTCACAATGGTGAAGAACCCTGATGCTAAGTCGCTTCGCTTGGCTGCCAAAATCCCCATAATTAGAAGATATCAAAAATTGATGAAGAAGGAAGCCTTAACAAGGGCAGAGATGATGCTGCGATTGGTTCGAATCCCAGACCCAAAGAATGTGGTCCGCTCTTATCCTCATGAGTTGTCTGGTGGAATGCAGCAAAGGGTAATGATTGCTATGGCCTTAGCATGTAAGCCTCAGATGCTTATCGCGGATGAGCCGACTACCGCTCTAGATGTCACTATACAAGCTCAGATCTTGAAACTCATGAAAGATCTTCAGAAGGAGACAGGGACTTCAATACTTCTGATTACGCATAATCTGGGAGTTGTGGCTGAGACTTGCGACCGTGTAGGCATAATGTATGCTGGTGTGATGGCTGAAATAGGAGATGTGACATCCATATTCAAGGAGCCCCTCCATCCTTACACTCAAGGATTACTTAATTCAATACCTAGAATCACTTCAGGTGCAAAGAGACTGGATATAATTGAAGGAAGCGTTCCGAACTTGATAAAACCGCCATCTGGTTGCCGCTTCAATCCAAGGTGCCCTTATTCCATGGATATTTGCAAAATAGAAAAGCCTCCCATGCTCGAGGTCGGACCGGGGCATTCAGTTGCTTGTCATCTTTACACGATAGGAGGCGCCGTCTAA
- a CDS encoding ABC transporter permease, which produces MKVAYSGEDLQSGFKFKERIVLMKKALAPRLRELRYSLYLARKSLLAMVGLILVLFVVIIAIAAPWLCPPANPADPMQIPVDFKQPKPPGILVNDPELAAHPLGTGKLGADIYYGIVWGARTSMYVSLFVVFTAAIIGIVLGAVAGYYGGAVDEALMRITDVFLSIPGLILAMAVAAVLSRSLENIMLALTVVWWPPYARLIRGQVLSVRENVYVEAARAVGSKKSRILFRHIVPNCMAPLLVQITMDIGVVVLVAAGLSFIGFGAPSGTAEWGKMVSDGHDYFTGQVVWKGQFYNPWWMWVFPGLMIFIFVMGFNLLGDGLRDIMDPRLRR; this is translated from the coding sequence ATGAAGGTCGCTTATTCTGGTGAGGATTTGCAAAGTGGATTTAAATTTAAGGAAAGAATCGTCTTAATGAAAAAAGCCCTGGCTCCTCGCTTGAGAGAATTACGTTATTCGTTGTATTTGGCCAGAAAAAGTTTGTTGGCAATGGTCGGTTTGATTTTAGTTCTTTTCGTCGTTATCATAGCTATCGCCGCTCCCTGGCTATGTCCACCTGCAAATCCTGCTGATCCTATGCAGATACCCGTGGATTTCAAGCAGCCTAAGCCACCCGGTATTTTAGTGAATGACCCAGAACTCGCTGCACATCCTTTAGGTACTGGGAAGTTGGGAGCAGACATATATTATGGCATTGTCTGGGGTGCTAGGACATCGATGTATGTTTCTTTGTTCGTTGTGTTTACCGCAGCGATCATTGGGATAGTACTTGGGGCGGTGGCAGGTTACTATGGAGGAGCGGTAGATGAGGCATTGATGCGCATCACGGACGTATTCCTTTCCATACCAGGTCTAATATTGGCAATGGCAGTGGCAGCTGTTTTGAGCAGAAGTCTTGAAAATATTATGCTTGCTTTAACTGTTGTTTGGTGGCCTCCTTATGCTCGACTCATTCGAGGTCAAGTTCTTTCTGTAAGAGAGAATGTTTATGTAGAAGCCGCTAGAGCGGTAGGCTCGAAGAAAAGTCGAATTCTTTTTAGACATATTGTTCCGAATTGTATGGCACCGCTACTCGTCCAGATAACAATGGATATAGGTGTGGTCGTTCTAGTGGCCGCTGGTCTATCCTTCATAGGATTTGGTGCACCTTCAGGAACAGCAGAATGGGGAAAAATGGTATCTGATGGTCATGATTATTTCACTGGCCAAGTTGTTTGGAAAGGCCAATTCTATAACCCATGGTGGATGTGGGTATTCCCAGGGCTGATGATTTTCATATTTGTTATGGGATTTAATCTGTTGGGAGATGGTCTCAGAGATATCATGGATCCAAGGTTGCGAAGATGA